The following coding sequences are from one Nicotiana tomentosiformis chromosome 3, ASM39032v3, whole genome shotgun sequence window:
- the LOC138907947 gene encoding uncharacterized mitochondrial protein AtMg00810-like — protein sequence MHSCKRTYMRKSTYSYLRDFTVMGSSRHKENIVIILVYVDDLLISGSSSSLIQEANETLHSNFKMKELGELRYFMGIEVMRSNKGILLNQRKYDLQLISEVGLSSCKPVSTPMEQNHKLTTVEYDKHVGNIDDAELQEASSYQKLIGKLLYLIITRPDICFAVQVLNQFMQHPKESHMEAALRVVKYIKESLRLGILLKGGTANELIIYCDSDWVACPNTRKSVTGYMVKLGNFLLSWKSKKQQIVSRSSAEAEYRSMTAVIAELMWIKGMLEELGNKVKELIHLHCTARHHYKLQEVQFFTKEQST from the exons ATGCATTCCTGCAAGAGGACTTATATGAGGAAGTCCACATATAGCTACCTCAGGGATTTCACAGTCATGGGGAGTTCAAG GCATAAGGAAAATATTGTCATTATATTGGTATATGTGGATGATCTTCTAATATCAGGAAGTAGTAGTAGTTTGATCCAGGAGGCAAATGAGACTCTACACAGCAACTTTAAGATGAAAGAACTAGGGGAGCTTAGATATTTTATGGGAATTGAAGTGATGAGATCCAACAAGGGTATTTTACTCAATCAGAGAAAATATGACTTGCAACTAATCTCAGAAGTTGGGCTAAGTTCTTGTAAGCCAGTATCCACACCAATGGAACAAAACCACAAGCTTACCACAGTTGAGTATGATAAACATGTTGGCAATATTGATGATGCAGAATTGCAGGAAGCAAGTAGCTATCAAAAATTAATTGGCAAGCTGTTGTACTTAATAATTACAAGGCCAGACATATGCTTTGCAGTCCAAGTGTTGAACCAGTTCATGCAACATCCTAAAGAATCACATATGGAAGCAGCTTTAAGGGTTGTCAAATATATTAAAGAGAGTTTAAGATTGGGGATTCTATTGAAAGGTGGAACTGCTAATGAGCTCATAATATATTGTGACTCGGATTGGGTAGCCTGCCCAAATACCAGGAAGTCAGTAACAGGATATATGGTGAAATTGGGTAATTTTCTGCTATCTTGGAAATCTAAGAAGCAACAAATTGTTAGTAGAAGCTCTGCAGAAGCAGAATACAGAAGCATGACAGCAGTTATAGCAGAGCTCATGTGGATAAAGGGTATGTTGGAAGAACTGGGAAACAAAGTAAAGGAACTTATACATCTGCATTGTACAGCAAGGCATCATTACAAATTGCAGGAAGTCCAATTTTTCACGAAAGAACAAAGTACATAG